The Vicia villosa cultivar HV-30 ecotype Madison, WI linkage group LG1, Vvil1.0, whole genome shotgun sequence genome includes a region encoding these proteins:
- the LOC131618741 gene encoding probable inactive patatin-like protein 9 yields MDLTKVTLEIFSKLEHNWLSLSHCKDTSTTKTRILSIDGGGTTAIVAGAALIHLEDQIRLQTSDLHAQISDFFDIVAGTGIGAILAAMITAADSLGRPLYTAREAVRIITERNSELYKLKSAGIFRRRRRRFSSKNMDNVLKQVFFRKEDARMLTLKDTCKPLLIPCFDLKSSAPFVFSRADASESPSFNFELWKVCRATSATPSHFKPFNFSSLDEKTSCSAVDGGLVMNNPTAAAVTHVLHNKRDFPTVNGVEDLLVLSLGNGSSNSKTCESRTCSTPSVVDIVLDGVSETIDQMLGNAFCWNRTDYVRIQAFGLGNEGVKKDGDAEEVVLKERGLESLPFGGKRLLTETNGNRIDSFVQRLVASGKPSPPFSPCKDSAVATLANGR; encoded by the exons ATGGATCTCACTAAAGTCACCCTAGAGATCTTCTCAAAACTAGAACACAACTGGCTTTCTCTTTCTCATTGCAAAGACACATCCACCACCAAAACCCGCATTCTCAGCATTGACGGCGGAGGAACCACCGCCATTGTAGCCGGCGCTGCATTAATCCATCTCGAAGATCAGATCCGTCTCCAAACCTCTGATCTCCACGCTCAGATATCAGATTTCTTCGACATTGTAGCCGGTACCGGCATTGGCGCCATTCTTGCCGCAATGATAACCGCCGCCGATTCATTAGGCAGGCCTCTGTATACTGCCAGAGAAGCTGTACGCATTATCACAGAGAGAAACTCGGAACTCTACAAACTCAAATCCGCCGGAATATTTCGCCGGCGGCGAAGGAGATTTTCGTCGAAGAACATGGATAACGTGTTGAAGCAAGTGTTCTTTAGAAAAGAAGATGCACGGATGTTGACCTTGAAGGACACGTGTAAACCGTTGCTTATACCTTGCTTTGACCTCAAGAGTTCGGCTCCATTCGTCTTTTCACGAGCCGATGCGTCAGAATCTCCTAGCTTCAACTTCGAACTCTGGAAAGTATGCCGCGCCACGTCAGCAACGCCGAGTCATTTCAAGCCGTTCAACTTTTCTTCCCTCGACGAAAAAACCTCTTGCTCCGCCGTAGACGGTGGTTTGGTGATGAACAATCCTACCGCTGCGGCGGTAACGCATGTTTTACATAATAAACGCGATTTTCCAACGGTGAACGGCGTGGAGGATCTTTTGGTCCTTTCCTTGGGGAACGGATCGTCGAACTCGAAAACATGTGAGAGCCGCACGTGCTCAACGCCGTCGGTGGTTGACATTGTTCTCGACGGCGTTTCCGAGACTATTGACCAAATGCTTGGAAACGCCTTCTGTTGGAATCGTACGGATTACGTCAGAATTCAG gcaTTTGGTTTGGGGAACGAAGGAGTGAAGAAAGATGGAGATGCGGAAGAGGTGGTGCTGAAGGAAAGAGGATTGGAGTCGTTACCGTTTGGAGGGAAGCGGTTACTGACGGAGACAAACGGAAATAGGATTGATAGCTTCGTGCAACGTCTTGTTGCTAGTGGGAAACCAAGCCCACCGTTCAGTCCTTGCAAGGACTCAGCCGTCGCTACTCTTGCTAACGGACGTTAG